From one Dermacentor silvarum isolate Dsil-2018 chromosome 3, BIME_Dsil_1.4, whole genome shotgun sequence genomic stretch:
- the LOC119444823 gene encoding DNA-(apurinic or apyrimidinic site) endonuclease-like: MGEEHEGRVLSLDFGDFYFVTTYVPCVGDELVHLQHRIKWDVLFRDYIKELIDKKKPVVVCGDFNVAHTAQDLYKPKGNTRKPGFTKEERKAFSALLQCGFVDSFRYLYPQKTDAYTFWSYTNEVRIRNAGWRQDYFLVSQGIRDKVKESVIHNECVIGSDHCPISIEIDQ, encoded by the coding sequence ATGGGTGAAGAGCATGAAGGACGAGTTCTCTCATTGGACTTTGGAGACTTTTATTTTGTAACTACTTACGTTCCATGTGTCGGGGATGAGCTTGTACATTTACAACATCGTATCAAGTGGGATGTGCTGTTTCGTGACTACATCAAAGAATTGATAGATAAGAAGAAACCTGTTGTGGTGTGTGGTGATTTCAACGTGGCACATACTGCTCAAGACTTGTACAAGCCCAAGGGGAATACACGAAAGCCAGGTTTTACCAAAGAAGAACGGAAAGCCTTCTCTGCGTTGCTGCAATGTGGCTTTGTGGATTCATTTCGATATCTGTATCCACAGAAGACTGATGCGTACACGTTCTGGAGCTATACAAATGAAGTCAGGATTCGCAATGCTGGATGGAGGCAAGACTATTTCTTGGTGTCTCAAGGTATAAGAGACAAAGTGAAGGAGAGTGTCATTCATAATGAATGTGTTATTGGAAGTGACCATTGTCCCATTTCAATAGAGATTGATCAATAA